aaacttgttttctttttataaaaaatgataatgaaaataaagttaatatattttttgtacagCTGTTAAACAGAAGAATGTCGTACTCTTATCAGTAGATTATAAAGCAGCCGCGCCAGGAATTGGCGGTAAAAATGTAGCGGGAAGTCTTATGAGCCATCAAATCTTTATCGGTGGACATCCATTGCTTGGAAAGAGATTACGGGGAAGTATTTCGCAAACACAATATGTTGGATGCATTACTAAGATTCAAATCAACATGAAATCTATAAATCTAGATCCTGAGCATGCTCATGGACATGTTATAACAGGCATATGCtcaacgatataatttttagcaaTATCAGTGATAAAAATgcacttaaaattaattaacgttgtaattttcttttttaataatagtcttccaattcatttttaagtatcatcaaaaaaaaaaattataaatacaatgttatataattttcgctcatttttatgaaaatgttatGTTAGTATTTTAAGTATCTAAGATAgttgttcaaaaataattgaaaataaattaaaattatcggaTATTAAGTGCCATATCTCAGGGTCCAGCCatctgtattaaaattttgagaaaactatatattttttaatacaatttttcgagaaatatgcaaaaaaatgaaattttcaataagtagaattttattccaatgCACAAAAGACTGAACGGTTTTTCCACTTCTTGTTGTGGAAAATAGAACGTATTCCCTACTGTGCATTCATCAATGGCTATTTATATAACACTCGAATAAGTTAAGTTGTAATTCATATTAAgggaattaaaagtttttgaaaagaCAATACGAATCGATAGTTATTCAAAATGCACTGTAATACATAaccaaagaaaattatcttatataattatatttcataataaaaatcttaaaatttatagtattgTTAGaagattttctatcttttttgtaaacataaaaatatttagaaaaattaaaacacaaattaaataaaagtatttacaatatatatttttaaattttacgttaTTCATATATGGTgggaatgtaatatttttcatttattttgtcattttattatattttattgcattctTCTTAGTAACACCGACGCTAGatcctgaaaattttatagcatacgcgaatatatgtaaaataaactattatatcaaatgatttacaatacataaaatcaaatttattatagatataacaactatcaatttgtatataaaattgtgtacaattttttgcgttaaaaaagttttgaggaaaaataattttcaatatttaatgcattgagtgctaataataatatattgtaaaaattttttaatttcttatttgtattaaaaacattttttatcatttttatttttcaatattatcaagaaagtcaataatatttaatagttaaacatatacatataaacatataatatattatgtatatagaaataatgcatgtatatacatatatgtgtataatccaatataaaaaattataatttttattataaaatgtatacgattacaaaatatagaaaCTACTTAGTActcaatgtattaaaattctatattttcaaagctattgaaaaatgttatataaataaagataaaaagaattatatgcaAACATAACtcataattaacattaatgtccaaaataaaatatgtaatattgccTCATgtattagtatatattaagataagaAGCTGCGTTATACAAAAATCTTACATTCAAAgataatgcaattttaaaaaaaaactaacttattttgtaaaaacaagtaaagattcaaaaaactaacttatttttaatgcatttgtGCAAAGACAAAAAAGCagaactttattatatatttatttaaaaatagctaAAGGATCGAATGTTCTACACTAattcttgatatatattttttatacaatcaattttaaaggaaatgatattaaaaaaattcattaatttcatttatcatatgCTATTagtttaaagtaatatttatattattttgtgaaaatagCATTCTTATCttgtataaattgtaaacgatatatatgttcgctcagtatattaatttattcaaacaatCGTTGTATAGGATGTTTATTTCATACGCACTTTGAggtgttttattaaaatcatataaataatgttgggaaaagaagaaatttttctccattctGATATttgatacttattttttagaaCACATTCAAATCTTAATAGTAGCAATTACCATAttgataatttctatatttttttctttcttacttttctaaagcattataataaaacacttACAGACttctatgtaaaaaatttcctGAAATAGTTGACAAATAGTTAGTTTATCAgatgataaacaaaaaattcgatttataaaaatgtacatggaattacgtaaaaaaaatagtttactaTTTATCACGCAATTTCAGGAATTTCTCAATGAAATAGTATATCACAGTATAATGATTCAGACAATTAGTTTTTTGTGTGTGGCAATTGCGTCTGTACAATTGTTTATCACAAGAGGCATGTCATTTGTTTCTTTCAATACTTTTAGAAAGATATCTTGCAGTAATTGCAagataaattatgcaaatattccaatatctGCATAAGTACTAAGATATTCCATGCATTTTCAAGGTTAATCACaatgaatataacaaataacaaaaaagatgGACAAAATATCTTGGCATGCATGGTACATtggtagaaaattttattctatgccATGTGCAAAAATCATCACTAATCCAGGTTCAACCATCATATCTTCTGGCATATGTGTATTATCACAATAAAGAACTAAAACTGCTTGTTTACCAGGGACTCTTTTACAaacataattatcatattgtcTTCTAGAATTCTGTCTGGTTTCAAGGGAATTTAATCCTGGAGGCCATTTTCTTTCATGacaattttccattaattcaTCAATCACATGAGGTGGACAATTATATTCTGATAAAGTTCTTTTTATCATAGTCtgtaatattatgtttaattagtttatagaattacgtaataatataaatttataaattacagtaCCTGTAATAACTCATCAGGAGTGGAAATCATTCCTCCCCATCTTGTTACTCTTGCTCTAGGAAGAGTAGCAGACCATCTTACAACTTCGTCTCTTTCCATCTGATCAGCAATTGCACGCATTGCAGGGTTTGAAACTCTCAATGCTctcataaaatcttttaaaagatgTATTTCTCTCTTATGTTCATTTATTTGAAGTTGTTGTTCACCTAATTCACGTTTCATATCAGCAAGTTTTTGTTGTTGGGAATGTATAATGTTTCTAAGTTCTCTCACACAATTATGATCTTTTAACTCATTTTTGGGAATAATAAGACTACATCCTTGTTCACAAAGCATTGGTCTCTTAGGATTATATTCACATTGCTCCAAATGTGACACTAAACTGTCAAGCTTAACTATGACTTGACATCCATACATAATGTTATCACAACTAATACAAAGACGGGCCAATAGATTTCGAAGTATTCTTGGAACTGCTCTAAGCTGAGCAGATGTAATTGGTGTACGATCCAGTGGACAGGTAGGTTGTCTATTTATCCATTCATTAATACATGTACGACAAAAGGCATGTTCACATACAGGTGCCTGCAACATATTGTTCACCTACCAGTTTTTAAGCTAAGCTATatagaatttgatattaaattttaaaatatataataaatataaaatattattctacataatttgttaaaaactaaagtaaaattattaaaaaatctatatcaatcttatttataataaataaaatcaaaatagtaatatttataggTATTTTGACAGAACGGAAGTCGTAAAAATTTAAGCGATTGACATTAAAATcaatactaaatattttaaccaatatcttttataaattaaattcttgaatacaatgtataaaaacaattatcagtatacatttgataatatttaataatcaatggaaaatataataatcataaaaataaatcgataaaaagttaggttagatttgtgtaaatgtataaaactagtttattaaaagtatttaatcataaatggACGAAACAGAAATAATACCTGTACAGGATCCTCAAGGACTCCAGAGCATATTGGACAAACTAATTCTTCATCAACTTCTCCTTGAAAGCGGTTCACATCGAACCCCATAATGTGAACTGAGTACAATAACTCGTCTTCGTATGTAGCGACGAGCCTCTTCTATAAAACTGTAGATCCAGAATCACAAATTCGATGGCGTACGACGTGAAAGCTCCAGAAGTATACCGTTACTTTCCTTGAGCAGCACGCAACGTGACAATAGTCACTTAACGCATATGTATCAACGCATATCGCAATTCTATTTGTTCgaaatttgatgatttttattatatacaattattataaatcatcataaagttgaatcaaattttttgtttgaattttttaaaattcatcttttaaattttttgaagaaagaaaaagaatattgtatGATTAtcgatacattaaattttagagaatcgtatataatattaataaattttaaaatatatataattatattttaataattgtttatattataatgaattttatatttttactattatacttttttaatgtataataaaaatataataaaaacaattaaaaaattgtaattcacTTTCAAATTTAGttgcattttatttagttGCATTATACTGCATCTGGTAAATTTAATAcactttcattttaatatatgttcatctctaaataattcatatttagtgataagatatttttgataatatttattaatatttaaaataagaattgaaaacattaacaattatttatttttaaatatatttttttattattcatttataatattatatataatatataataattctcatttttaataagtttttttaaaattatttaaataaattaataacgatttaattgatataaataattgataaatattttgaatatataatacaatatagagAAAATGAATCATCTATAActtgtttcattttcattatcttttaataatatcttactCTTCGTTTGATCATTcacgaaaaatttatgtagTTAGACAAATCTATCTATCAAATACTATCCTATCTATGAAATCTACTATCCTAATTTTCGACTCTATCGAACATGATAAACATCCTCAGAATTAATTGTTAGCTTATGTTATGATAAGcttatgttatgttattatGTTTTGATAAGACCAGAGAGTCgtaaaaagataatacaattgaaaaagtaaatcaGTATTAGACTTAACATTATAGAAacaactttaataaattacaaagtgAATATgagcgaaagaaaaatttctatcaacGAAATACaaggtatatatttatattttaagaatcgtTTTATTCtccatattctatttt
The sequence above is drawn from the Apis cerana isolate GH-2021 linkage group LG11, AcerK_1.0, whole genome shotgun sequence genome and encodes:
- the LOC108001236 gene encoding E3 ubiquitin-protein ligase NRDP1 isoform X2, whose amino-acid sequence is MGFDVNRFQGEVDEELVCPICSGVLEDPVQAPVCEHAFCRTCINEWINRQPTCPLDRTPITSAQLRAVPRILRNLLARLCISCDNIMYGCQVIVKLDSLVSHLEQCEYNPKRPMLCEQGCSLIIPKNELKDHNCVRELRNIIHSQQQKLADMKRELGEQQLQINEHKREIHLLKDFMRALRVSNPAMRAIADQMERDEVVRWSATLPRARVTRWGGMISTPDELLQTMIKRTLSEYNCPPHVIDELMENCHERKWPPGLNSLETRQNSRRQYDNYVCKRVPGKQAVLVLYCDNTHMPEDMMVEPGLVMIFAHGIE
- the LOC108001236 gene encoding E3 ubiquitin-protein ligase NRDP1 isoform X1, coding for MGFDVNRFQGEVDEELVCPICSGVLEDPVQVNNMLQAPVCEHAFCRTCINEWINRQPTCPLDRTPITSAQLRAVPRILRNLLARLCISCDNIMYGCQVIVKLDSLVSHLEQCEYNPKRPMLCEQGCSLIIPKNELKDHNCVRELRNIIHSQQQKLADMKRELGEQQLQINEHKREIHLLKDFMRALRVSNPAMRAIADQMERDEVVRWSATLPRARVTRWGGMISTPDELLQTMIKRTLSEYNCPPHVIDELMENCHERKWPPGLNSLETRQNSRRQYDNYVCKRVPGKQAVLVLYCDNTHMPEDMMVEPGLVMIFAHGIE